From the Streptomyces pluripotens genome, one window contains:
- a CDS encoding LCP family protein: MTGYEEQADTGRRAGRRSRALKAAGLALAGALVVGVAAAGWAYWHLNDNITSVDINSALGGDRPARAVAAPSVSAPAAAASPPTGSLNILVLGSDSRSSKADKALGGGDSTGARSDTAMVVHIEAGRTKATVVSIPRDTLVTRPSCPLASGGSTAVAHHTMFNSAYAVGGPVCAVKTVESITHVRMDHYVEIDFSGFAKLVDALGGVDVTTDQDIDDNRSHLHLKAGAHHLDGTQALALARTRHGIGDGSGLGRIGLQQKLVKALLEQMAATDLLTDPAGLYRAADAVTACLTTDTGLDSLSKLMRFGRSLKGLTASHVTTVTMPVVTAPSDPNRVVAKEPAASALWASLR; the protein is encoded by the coding sequence GTGACGGGATACGAGGAGCAGGCCGATACGGGCAGACGGGCGGGGCGGCGGTCGAGAGCACTGAAGGCCGCTGGTCTCGCCCTGGCGGGTGCCTTGGTGGTGGGCGTGGCCGCCGCGGGCTGGGCGTACTGGCACCTGAACGACAACATCACCAGCGTCGACATCAACAGCGCGCTCGGCGGTGACCGGCCCGCCCGGGCGGTGGCCGCCCCGTCGGTGAGCGCCCCGGCCGCCGCCGCTTCGCCACCCACCGGCTCCCTGAACATCCTGGTCCTCGGCTCGGATTCGCGCAGTAGCAAGGCCGACAAGGCGCTCGGCGGCGGCGACAGCACCGGCGCCCGGTCGGACACGGCGATGGTCGTGCACATCGAGGCGGGCCGCACCAAGGCCACCGTCGTCAGCATTCCGCGTGACACGCTCGTCACCCGCCCGTCCTGCCCACTCGCCTCCGGGGGCTCGACGGCGGTGGCGCACCACACCATGTTCAACAGCGCCTATGCGGTGGGCGGACCGGTGTGTGCGGTGAAGACCGTCGAATCGATCACGCACGTGCGGATGGACCACTACGTTGAGATCGACTTCTCCGGCTTCGCCAAGTTGGTGGACGCGCTCGGCGGGGTCGACGTCACCACCGACCAGGACATCGACGACAACCGGAGCCACCTGCACCTCAAGGCCGGAGCCCACCACCTCGACGGCACACAGGCGTTGGCGCTCGCCCGCACCCGGCACGGCATAGGCGACGGCAGCGGCCTCGGCCGGATAGGCCTGCAGCAGAAACTGGTCAAAGCCCTGCTGGAGCAGATGGCCGCCACCGACCTGCTCACCGACCCGGCCGGGCTGTACCGGGCGGCCGATGCCGTCACCGCCTGCCTCACGACCGACACCGGCCTGGACTCCCTGAGCAAGTTGATGCGATTCGGGCGGAGCCTCAAGGGCCTGACGGCCAGTCATGTGACGACGGTGACGATGCCGGTCGTCACCGCACCTTCCGATCCCAACCGGGTGGTCGCCAAGGAGCCGGCGGCAAGCGCACTGTGGGCTTCCCTGCGCTGA
- a CDS encoding THUMP-like domain-containing protein, with amino-acid sequence MNDLALLLTPEGRALLDEVRDTEPAQELAVATRLRRDHPAELVSAALGQARLRQRAAAKFGTQDAGRMFFTPNGVEQSTRASVAAHRARRFTELGVTSVADLCCGIGGDAIALARAGIRVLAVDRDPLTAAVARANAEALGLSGLIEVRQADVTEVDTAGYEAVFVDPARRGGRGRIFDPEAYSPPLSWAVGAARTAPRAALKVAPGIPHEAVPAEAEAEWISDGGEVKEAVLWFGTGAPGAVRATLLPGPRTLLGRGLPDPRVRPVGRYLYEPDGAVIRAHLVAEVAEEVAGGLIDATIAYITADELRAVPYASVYEITDRLPFNVKRLKALLREREVGTLTVKKRGSAVEPEELRRKVKPQGPNAATVFLTRVAGAPAMLIGTPVRP; translated from the coding sequence GTGAACGACCTCGCACTCCTCCTCACTCCCGAAGGCCGCGCCCTCCTCGACGAAGTGCGCGACACCGAGCCCGCACAGGAACTGGCCGTCGCCACCCGGCTGCGCCGCGACCACCCGGCCGAACTGGTGTCGGCCGCGCTCGGCCAGGCCCGGCTGCGGCAACGGGCCGCGGCGAAGTTCGGGACGCAGGACGCCGGACGGATGTTCTTCACGCCGAACGGCGTCGAGCAGTCGACCCGGGCGAGCGTGGCGGCCCACCGGGCCCGGCGGTTCACGGAGCTGGGCGTGACCTCGGTGGCCGATCTGTGCTGCGGGATCGGCGGTGACGCGATCGCGCTGGCGCGGGCCGGCATCCGGGTACTAGCCGTGGACCGGGACCCGCTGACGGCGGCGGTGGCCCGTGCGAACGCCGAGGCGCTGGGGCTGTCCGGACTGATCGAGGTGCGCCAGGCCGACGTCACGGAGGTGGACACCGCCGGGTACGAGGCGGTGTTCGTGGACCCGGCGCGGCGCGGCGGACGCGGGAGGATCTTCGATCCCGAGGCCTACTCGCCACCCCTGTCCTGGGCGGTCGGTGCGGCCCGTACGGCACCCCGGGCGGCCCTCAAGGTCGCCCCGGGCATCCCGCACGAGGCGGTGCCCGCCGAGGCCGAGGCCGAGTGGATCTCGGACGGCGGGGAGGTGAAGGAGGCGGTGCTGTGGTTCGGCACGGGGGCACCGGGCGCAGTACGGGCCACGCTGCTGCCAGGCCCGCGGACGCTGCTGGGTCGGGGGCTGCCCGATCCCCGGGTCCGGCCGGTGGGGCGGTACCTGTACGAGCCGGACGGTGCCGTGATCCGCGCCCATCTGGTCGCCGAGGTGGCCGAGGAGGTCGCCGGCGGGCTCATCGACGCGACCATCGCCTACATCACTGCCGATGAACTGCGGGCCGTGCCGTACGCCTCGGTCTACGAGATCACCGACCGGCTCCCCTTCAACGTCAAGAGGCTGAAGGCGCTGCTGCGGGAGCGGGAGGTCGGCACACTGACCGTGAAGAAGCGCGGTTCCGCGGTCGAACCGGAGGAACTGCGCCGGAAGGTGAAGCCGCAGGGACCGAACGCGGCGACGGTGTTCCTCACCCGTGTCGCCGGGGCGCCGGCCATGCTGATCGGCACCCCGGTACGGCCGTAA
- a CDS encoding polysaccharide deacetylase family protein: MRAVVQNDEKRSAPGAGPGARTRVRKLALGWGAAALASAALLSACAGPGAATPAASAAPGRGGPAHSLDPRAAKAAEHARLAAAAKRWGLQQTPLAPPAPPVEKPHITARAGFEVDHQEDWDLPPVFTTVPTKNKVVFLTIDDGAEKDPRFLQMMRDLKIPYTAFLSNYLVKDDYAYFRKMQSYGNTLNNHTLHHPYLPGLSYEEQRDEICGMQDIMQKQFGKRPKVFRPPYGNYNQDSLRAAKSCGITYAPIWNEEVYVDHWEFREDDEQLRPGDIVLTHFRGRNDWNGTMVDDMRRFLNKITREGYAVARLEDYL, encoded by the coding sequence ATGCGAGCAGTAGTACAAAATGACGAGAAACGGTCAGCTCCGGGAGCGGGTCCCGGTGCGCGCACCCGCGTCCGGAAGCTGGCCCTCGGCTGGGGAGCCGCTGCGCTGGCCTCGGCCGCCCTCCTCTCGGCCTGCGCCGGCCCCGGCGCCGCCACCCCCGCCGCCTCCGCCGCGCCCGGCCGTGGCGGCCCCGCCCACTCCCTGGACCCGCGCGCCGCCAAAGCCGCCGAGCACGCCCGGCTGGCCGCTGCCGCCAAGCGCTGGGGGCTGCAGCAGACCCCCCTGGCGCCGCCGGCCCCGCCTGTGGAGAAACCCCACATCACGGCCCGCGCCGGATTCGAGGTGGATCACCAGGAGGACTGGGACCTGCCGCCGGTCTTCACCACCGTCCCCACCAAGAACAAGGTCGTCTTCCTCACCATCGACGACGGCGCGGAGAAGGACCCCCGGTTCCTGCAGATGATGCGGGACCTGAAGATCCCGTACACCGCCTTCCTCAGCAACTACCTGGTGAAGGACGACTACGCCTACTTCCGGAAGATGCAGTCCTACGGCAACACCCTCAACAACCACACACTGCACCACCCCTACCTGCCGGGGCTGTCCTACGAGGAGCAGCGGGACGAGATCTGCGGCATGCAGGACATCATGCAGAAGCAGTTCGGCAAGCGCCCGAAGGTCTTCCGCCCGCCCTACGGCAACTACAACCAGGACAGCCTGCGCGCGGCCAAGTCCTGTGGCATCACGTACGCGCCGATCTGGAACGAGGAGGTCTACGTCGACCACTGGGAGTTCCGCGAGGACGACGAGCAGCTGCGCCCCGGCGACATCGTCCTCACCCACTTCCGCGGCCGCAATGACTGGAACGGCACGATGGTCGACGACATGCGCCGCTTCCTGAACAAGATCACGCGTGAGGGGTACGCGGTGGCCCGCCTGGAGGACTACCTGTGA
- a CDS encoding polysaccharide deacetylase family protein — protein MRRARGLAVALAAAVLLAGCAQSVDPIERLGKKAAEGVRSRGPAPDRTYRRWGLSQPLPRPPRPATRTLALAPHTAGRALARVVDHVPTRDRVVFLTYDDGAERDPRFADMVRELRLPVSMFLTDSIAGPGYEHFARLHALGAGIQNHTLDHRALAGQPYPGQRTEICGQQDRLRSRLGVRPRLFRPPYGTYDTTTLRAAADCGIGAVVLWRAAMTPAGLVYTRGEHRLLPGDIVLVGPDESTGLTLRERTTRVLRSAQRGGLTAGRLEDYLVG, from the coding sequence GTGAGGCGGGCGCGGGGCCTGGCCGTGGCCCTGGCCGCGGCCGTCCTCCTCGCGGGTTGCGCCCAGTCCGTCGACCCCATCGAGCGCCTCGGCAAGAAGGCGGCCGAAGGAGTGCGTTCACGCGGCCCCGCGCCCGATCGGACCTACCGACGCTGGGGCCTGTCCCAGCCCCTGCCCCGCCCGCCCCGGCCCGCCACCAGGACCCTCGCGCTCGCCCCACACACCGCCGGTCGCGCTCTGGCCCGCGTGGTGGACCACGTCCCCACCCGCGACCGGGTGGTCTTCCTCACCTACGACGACGGCGCCGAGCGCGACCCCCGCTTCGCCGACATGGTCCGCGAACTGCGGCTCCCCGTCAGCATGTTCCTCACCGACAGCATCGCCGGCCCCGGCTACGAGCATTTCGCCCGTCTGCACGCCCTCGGTGCCGGCATCCAGAACCACACCCTCGACCACCGTGCGCTGGCCGGGCAGCCGTACCCCGGCCAGCGCACCGAGATCTGTGGTCAGCAGGATCGGCTCCGGTCCCGGCTCGGCGTCCGCCCCCGGCTCTTCCGCCCGCCCTACGGCACCTACGACACCACCACCCTGCGTGCTGCGGCCGACTGCGGTATCGGCGCGGTGGTGCTGTGGCGCGCCGCGATGACCCCGGCCGGTCTCGTCTACACCCGGGGCGAACACCGCCTGCTCCCCGGCGACATCGTCCTGGTGGGCCCGGACGAGTCGACCGGCCTGACCCTGCGGGAACGCACGACACGGGTGCTGCGGAGCGCGCAGCGCGGCGGGCTGACGGCGGGGCGACTTGAGGACTACCTGGTGGGCTGA
- the groES gene encoding co-chaperone GroES produces the protein MTTASSKVAIKPLEDRIVVQPLDAEQTTASGLVIPDTAKEKPQEGAVLAVGPGRFENGERLPLDVKVGDVVLYSKYGGTEVKYNGEEYLVLSARDVLAIIEK, from the coding sequence GTGACGACCGCCAGCTCCAAGGTTGCCATCAAGCCGCTTGAGGACCGCATCGTGGTCCAGCCGCTGGACGCCGAGCAGACCACGGCCTCTGGCCTGGTCATTCCGGACACCGCGAAGGAGAAGCCCCAGGAGGGCGCCGTCCTCGCCGTGGGCCCGGGCCGGTTCGAGAACGGCGAGCGCCTTCCGCTCGACGTCAAGGTCGGCGACGTTGTCCTCTACAGCAAGTACGGCGGCACCGAGGTGAAGTACAACGGCGAGGAGTACCTCGTCCTCTCGGCTCGCGACGTCCTCGCGATCATCGAGAAGTAA
- the groL gene encoding chaperonin GroEL (60 kDa chaperone family; promotes refolding of misfolded polypeptides especially under stressful conditions; forms two stacked rings of heptamers to form a barrel-shaped 14mer; ends can be capped by GroES; misfolded proteins enter the barrel where they are refolded when GroES binds) → MAKILKFDEDARRALERGVNKLADTVKVTIGPKGRNVVIDKKFGAPTITNDGVTIAREVEVEDPYENLGAQLVKEVATKTNDIAGDGTTTATVLAQALVREGLKNVAAGASPAALKKGIDAAVKAISEDLLGSARPIDEKSDIAAVAALSAQDQQVGELIAEAMDKVGKDGVITVEESNTFGLELDFTEGMAFDKGYLSPYFVTDQERMEAVLDDPYILIHQGKISAIADMLPLLEKVIQANSSKPLLIIAEDVEGEALSTLVVNKIRGTFNAVAVKAPGFGDRRKAMLQDMAVLTGATVISEEVGLKLDQAGLEVLGSARRVTVTKDDTTLVDGAGKKEDVEGRVAQIKAEIETTDSDWDREKLQERLAKLAGGVCVIKVGAATEVELKEKKHRLEDAISATRAAVEEGIVSGGGSALVHASKSLEGNLGKTGDEATGVSVVRNAVVEPLRWIGENAGQEGYVIVSKVKDLEKGQGYNAATGEYGDLIKAGVIDPVKVTRSALENAASIASLLLTTETLVVEKKEEEPEAAGQGHGHAH, encoded by the coding sequence ATGGCGAAGATCCTGAAGTTCGACGAGGACGCCCGTCGCGCCCTTGAGCGCGGCGTCAACAAGCTGGCCGACACGGTCAAGGTGACGATCGGCCCCAAGGGTCGCAACGTCGTCATCGACAAGAAGTTCGGCGCCCCCACGATCACCAACGACGGTGTCACGATCGCCCGCGAGGTTGAGGTCGAGGACCCGTACGAGAACCTCGGCGCCCAGCTGGTGAAGGAGGTGGCGACCAAGACCAACGACATCGCTGGTGACGGCACCACCACCGCCACCGTCCTCGCCCAGGCCCTGGTCCGCGAGGGTCTGAAGAACGTCGCCGCCGGTGCCTCCCCGGCCGCCCTGAAGAAGGGCATCGACGCCGCGGTCAAGGCCATCTCCGAGGACCTGCTCGGCTCGGCCCGCCCGATCGACGAGAAGTCCGACATCGCCGCCGTGGCCGCGCTGTCCGCTCAGGACCAGCAGGTCGGCGAGCTGATCGCCGAGGCGATGGACAAGGTCGGCAAGGACGGTGTGATCACCGTCGAGGAGTCCAACACCTTCGGTCTGGAGCTGGACTTCACCGAGGGCATGGCCTTCGACAAGGGCTACCTGTCGCCGTACTTCGTGACGGACCAGGAGCGCATGGAGGCCGTCCTCGACGACCCGTACATCCTCATCCACCAGGGCAAGATCTCCGCCATCGCGGACATGCTGCCCCTGCTGGAGAAGGTCATCCAGGCCAACTCCTCCAAGCCGCTGCTGATCATCGCCGAGGACGTCGAGGGCGAGGCCCTGTCCACCCTCGTCGTGAACAAGATCCGTGGCACCTTCAACGCCGTCGCCGTCAAGGCCCCGGGCTTCGGCGACCGCCGCAAGGCGATGCTCCAGGACATGGCCGTCCTCACCGGCGCCACCGTCATCTCCGAGGAAGTCGGCCTCAAGCTCGACCAGGCCGGCCTCGAGGTGCTCGGTTCCGCCCGCCGCGTCACCGTCACCAAGGACGACACCACGCTCGTCGACGGCGCCGGTAAGAAGGAGGACGTCGAGGGTCGCGTCGCGCAGATCAAGGCCGAGATCGAGACCACCGACTCCGACTGGGACCGCGAAAAGCTCCAGGAGCGCCTCGCGAAGCTGGCCGGCGGCGTGTGCGTGATCAAGGTCGGCGCCGCCACCGAGGTGGAGCTGAAGGAGAAGAAGCACCGTCTGGAGGACGCCATCTCCGCGACCCGCGCCGCGGTCGAGGAGGGCATCGTCTCCGGTGGCGGTTCCGCTCTGGTCCACGCCTCCAAGAGCCTTGAGGGCAACCTCGGCAAGACCGGCGACGAGGCCACTGGTGTCTCCGTGGTCCGCAACGCCGTGGTCGAGCCGCTGCGCTGGATCGGCGAGAACGCCGGCCAGGAAGGCTACGTCATCGTCTCCAAGGTCAAGGACCTGGAGAAGGGCCAGGGCTACAACGCGGCCACCGGCGAGTACGGCGACCTGATCAAGGCCGGCGTGATCGACCCGGTCAAGGTCACCCGCTCCGCCCTGGAGAACGCCGCCTCCATCGCCTCCCTGCTGCTCACGACCGAGACCCTGGTCGTGGAGAAGAAGGAAGAGGAGCCGGAGGCCGCGGGTCAGGGCCACGGTCACGCCCACTGA
- a CDS encoding ester cyclase, which yields MTFVQLIECRTSRLDEMNRLMDDWVAQTKGRRTATHAVVGKDRSDASHIVEMVEFPSYEEAMRNSKLPETDQIFREMVALCDETPTFTDLDVVRDEQLSEDTVRRFFETIATAGELPPLNDLLEEDVHSLDPVNPQTTIGMDNVRGEFGMWRGAFEFSFTVEDVLAQGDQACARWTWNATHTGDFLGIGATGKRVTMTGMTLFRFGDEGKIAELWWQHDQLGLMQQLGALDELE from the coding sequence ATGACTTTCGTACAGCTCATCGAATGTAGGACGAGCCGGCTGGACGAGATGAACCGGCTCATGGACGACTGGGTCGCACAGACCAAGGGCAGGCGAACCGCGACGCACGCGGTGGTCGGCAAGGACCGTTCGGACGCGTCGCACATCGTCGAAATGGTGGAGTTCCCGTCGTACGAGGAGGCGATGCGGAACTCGAAGCTCCCGGAAACCGACCAGATCTTCCGGGAGATGGTCGCCCTGTGCGACGAGACGCCGACGTTCACCGATCTGGACGTCGTACGGGACGAACAGTTGTCCGAGGACACCGTGCGCAGGTTCTTCGAGACGATCGCGACGGCGGGCGAACTACCGCCACTGAACGACCTGCTGGAGGAGGACGTTCACAGCCTCGATCCGGTGAACCCGCAGACCACCATCGGGATGGACAACGTCCGCGGCGAGTTCGGGATGTGGCGCGGGGCCTTCGAGTTCTCGTTCACGGTCGAGGACGTACTCGCCCAGGGCGACCAGGCGTGCGCGCGGTGGACGTGGAACGCCACGCACACGGGCGACTTTCTGGGGATCGGCGCCACCGGTAAACGGGTGACCATGACCGGGATGACGCTGTTCCGGTTCGGTGACGAGGGCAAGATCGCCGAGCTGTGGTGGCAGCACGACCAGCTGGGACTGATGCAACAGCTGGGGGCGCTGGACGAGTTGGAGTAG
- a CDS encoding SDR family NAD(P)-dependent oxidoreductase, protein MTTALITGSTAGIGAAFARRLAADGHDLVLVARNTERLREQATELHDRHGVEVEVLAADLSGDKGIETVADRLKDRKNPVDLLINNAGFGNKGRYLDVPMADELKMLKVHCEAVLRLTSAATSAMRERGRGGVVNVASVAAFVPRGTYGASKAWVVQFTQGAAKDLAGSGVRLMALCPGFVRTEFHQRAGMGTDNIPGWMWLDADKLVAAALTDLARGRSLSIPDPRYKALMGLVKVTPRGLLGGISSRTGRRYGPQ, encoded by the coding sequence ATGACAACGGCTCTGATTACGGGATCGACCGCGGGGATCGGCGCCGCGTTCGCGCGGCGGCTGGCGGCTGACGGGCATGACCTGGTCCTGGTGGCGCGGAACACCGAGCGACTGCGCGAACAGGCGACCGAACTGCACGACCGGCATGGCGTAGAGGTCGAGGTACTCGCCGCCGACCTCTCCGGGGACAAGGGCATCGAGACCGTCGCCGACCGGCTCAAAGACCGCAAGAACCCGGTCGACCTGCTGATCAACAACGCCGGTTTCGGGAACAAGGGCCGCTATCTGGACGTACCGATGGCGGACGAGTTGAAGATGCTCAAGGTGCACTGCGAGGCGGTGCTGCGACTGACGTCGGCGGCGACCTCGGCGATGCGGGAGCGGGGCCGGGGCGGGGTCGTCAACGTCGCTTCCGTGGCCGCCTTCGTGCCGCGGGGCACGTACGGGGCGTCCAAGGCGTGGGTCGTGCAGTTCACGCAGGGCGCGGCCAAGGACCTGGCTGGCAGCGGTGTCCGCCTGATGGCCCTGTGTCCGGGCTTCGTGCGTACCGAGTTCCATCAACGCGCGGGGATGGGCACGGACAACATTCCGGGCTGGATGTGGCTGGACGCCGACAAGCTGGTGGCGGCGGCGCTGACGGACCTGGCGCGCGGCAGGTCGTTGTCCATCCCGGACCCCCGTTACAAGGCGCTGATGGGCCTGGTGAAGGTGACGCCCCGGGGGCTGCTGGGCGGGATCAGTTCCAGGACGGGGCGCAGGTACGGCCCGCAGTAG
- a CDS encoding MOSC domain-containing protein — MKVLSVNLGRPQPVPYTDQQEGVTGIDKKPADGSVQVTAPGPKGVGASGLAGDAVCDLRHHGGDDQAVYAFAREDLDDWERELGRALANGCFGENLTTQGLDVSRALIGERWRIGPEVVLEVTSGRIPCRTFQGHLGERGWVKRFTQKGATGAYLRVIRPGGIRAGDPVEIVHRPDHGVTAAMQFRAVTTERELLPRLLAAGTALHSATLAAAHKYVEQHGG, encoded by the coding sequence GTGAAGGTTCTCTCGGTCAATCTGGGTCGTCCGCAGCCGGTGCCGTACACGGACCAGCAGGAAGGCGTCACGGGCATCGACAAGAAGCCGGCCGACGGGTCGGTGCAGGTGACGGCGCCGGGGCCCAAGGGGGTCGGCGCGAGCGGTCTCGCCGGGGACGCGGTGTGCGACCTGCGGCACCATGGCGGCGACGACCAAGCGGTGTACGCGTTCGCCCGCGAGGACCTCGACGACTGGGAGCGCGAACTCGGGCGAGCGCTGGCCAACGGTTGCTTCGGTGAGAACCTGACCACACAGGGTCTGGACGTCTCCCGGGCACTGATCGGCGAGCGCTGGCGGATCGGTCCCGAGGTGGTGCTGGAGGTCACCTCGGGCCGGATTCCGTGCCGTACGTTCCAGGGCCATCTGGGCGAACGCGGCTGGGTCAAGAGGTTCACGCAGAAGGGCGCAACGGGTGCCTACCTCCGGGTGATCCGGCCGGGTGGGATACGGGCGGGCGATCCGGTCGAGATCGTCCACCGGCCGGACCACGGGGTGACGGCGGCGATGCAGTTCCGCGCGGTCACCACCGAGCGGGAGCTGCTGCCACGGCTACTCGCGGCGGGCACGGCGCTGCACTCAGCGACGCTGGCGGCGGCCCACAAGTATGTGGAGCAGCACGGGGGCTGA
- a CDS encoding LysR family transcriptional regulator has protein sequence MIEARHLRVLRAVAATGSFSAAGRELGCTQPAVSQQMKALEGSVGTPLLVRSGREMRLTEAGEALVRHASGILAGLTAAEEEVAAIAGLRAGRVRLVSFPSGSSTLVPTALAALRAAHPGTRVSLEEAEPPKSVELLRAGDCDLTLAFRYEAASAASAASAASATTVAEAAQAAEDWGDLVERPLLTDRLVALVPERHRLARAEAVAIGELAEEPWIAGCPRCRGQLVQVCEAVGFTPRIDFATDDYPAVAGLVGAGLGVAVLPQLAVESVRPRGVRAVRLEPAVRREIVALTLPDLARVPTVAATLEQLAQAAQAAQAAQATRAEGRL, from the coding sequence GTGATCGAGGCTCGTCATCTCCGTGTCCTGCGCGCCGTCGCCGCCACCGGCTCGTTCTCTGCGGCGGGGCGTGAACTGGGCTGCACCCAGCCCGCCGTCAGCCAGCAGATGAAAGCCCTGGAGGGCTCCGTCGGCACACCGCTGCTGGTCCGTAGCGGCCGGGAGATGCGCCTCACCGAGGCGGGCGAGGCCCTGGTGCGGCACGCCTCCGGCATCCTCGCCGGGCTCACCGCAGCCGAGGAGGAGGTCGCCGCCATCGCGGGCCTGAGGGCAGGCAGAGTCCGGCTCGTTTCCTTCCCCAGCGGCAGCTCCACCCTGGTTCCCACCGCCCTGGCCGCCCTGCGCGCCGCCCACCCCGGTACCCGGGTCTCCCTGGAGGAGGCCGAGCCCCCGAAGTCCGTGGAACTGCTGCGTGCGGGCGACTGCGACCTGACCCTCGCCTTCCGCTACGAAGCCGCCTCAGCCGCCTCAGCCGCCTCAGCCGCCTCGGCAACCACGGTGGCCGAGGCCGCCCAGGCGGCCGAGGACTGGGGCGACCTCGTCGAACGCCCCCTACTGACGGACCGTCTGGTGGCCCTGGTGCCCGAGCGTCATCGACTTGCGCGTGCGGAGGCCGTCGCCATCGGTGAGCTGGCCGAGGAACCCTGGATCGCGGGCTGTCCGCGCTGCCGCGGTCAGCTCGTGCAGGTGTGCGAGGCGGTCGGTTTCACTCCCCGCATCGACTTCGCGACCGACGACTACCCGGCGGTGGCCGGACTGGTGGGGGCGGGGCTCGGCGTCGCCGTGCTCCCGCAGCTGGCGGTGGAGTCGGTACGGCCGCGGGGAGTGCGGGCGGTACGGCTGGAACCGGCGGTGCGGCGGGAGATCGTCGCCCTCACCCTGCCCGACCTGGCGCGGGTGCCGACGGTGGCGGCGACGCTGGAACAACTGGCCCAGGCGGCCCAGGCGGCCCAGGCGGCCCAGGCGACCCGGGCGGAGGGACGGCTCTAG
- a CDS encoding WhiB family transcriptional regulator: MADFSRLPGPNADLWDWQLLAACRGVDSSLFFHPEGERGAARSARENSAKEVCMRCPVRAECAAHALAVREPYGVWGGLTEDEREELMGRARNRLVAASTSSGEAAPRA; this comes from the coding sequence ATGGCAGATTTCTCCCGCCTTCCCGGACCGAACGCGGACCTGTGGGACTGGCAGCTGCTGGCTGCCTGCCGCGGGGTGGACAGCTCGCTCTTCTTCCACCCGGAGGGCGAGCGCGGGGCGGCTCGGAGCGCTCGCGAGAACTCGGCCAAGGAGGTCTGTATGAGGTGCCCGGTCCGCGCGGAGTGCGCGGCGCACGCCCTGGCGGTACGCGAGCCGTACGGCGTATGGGGCGGCCTGACCGAGGATGAGCGCGAAGAGTTGATGGGGCGAGCACGCAACCGCCTGGTGGCGGCGTCCACCAGCAGCGGGGAGGCCGCCCCGAGAGCCTGA
- a CDS encoding response regulator transcription factor: protein MTSVLVCDDSPLAREALRRAVATVPGVERVTTAANGEEVLRRWGADRSDLILMDVRMPGLGGVETVRRLLSADPGARIIMLTVAEDLDGVALAVAAGARGYLHKDASRAELRATVTQALADPTWRLAPRRLRSAEMGAAPTLTAREIQVLEGMSHGRSNAEIGRELFLSEDTVKTHARRLFKKLGASDRAHAVALGFRWGLVR, encoded by the coding sequence ATGACATCCGTCCTCGTCTGCGACGACTCCCCGCTTGCCCGAGAGGCGCTCCGCCGCGCGGTCGCGACCGTGCCCGGTGTCGAGCGTGTGACGACGGCGGCCAACGGCGAGGAAGTCCTCCGCCGCTGGGGCGCCGACCGCTCCGACCTCATCCTGATGGACGTGCGCATGCCCGGCCTGGGTGGCGTCGAGACCGTGCGTCGGCTGCTGTCCGCCGATCCGGGCGCCCGCATCATCATGCTCACCGTCGCCGAGGACCTTGACGGTGTGGCCCTCGCGGTCGCCGCTGGTGCTCGGGGCTACCTGCACAAGGACGCCTCGCGCGCGGAACTGCGTGCCACGGTGACGCAGGCGCTGGCCGACCCGACCTGGCGCCTGGCACCCCGCCGTCTCCGCTCGGCAGAGATGGGCGCCGCGCCCACGCTCACCGCGCGTGAGATCCAGGTGCTGGAGGGCATGAGCCACGGTCGCTCCAACGCCGAGATCGGCCGCGAGCTGTTCCTCTCCGAGGACACCGTCAAGACGCACGCCCGGCGTCTGTTCAAGAAGCTCGGCGCCTCCGATCGGGCCCACGCGGTGGCGCTCGGCTTCCGCTGGGGACTGGTCCGGTAG